From Carettochelys insculpta isolate YL-2023 chromosome 22, ASM3395843v1, whole genome shotgun sequence, one genomic window encodes:
- the LOC142024880 gene encoding E3 ubiquitin-protein ligase TRIM39-like has product MAAAAPLGRALEEATCSICLECLTEPVTVDCGHNFCRPCLARYSERRQPDSGTELPCPECRAPFSTFKPNRQLANILESIKQLRLEPGQAQLEHPCDAPAEKLQLFCKEAGRTIRLVPVEEVAQSYKEKLQGALGPLRKQLEQALALASEEEKMIREWQDQVEQQRQAILREFKTLHELLSEEEQLLLGNLAAEEEAAVQRLQANITQLQEQSATLLNLIAEMEEASRQPAAEMLKAARSTLIRSERVKLQPPETVSPSLKNVYKICLDMRKMLKRFSLDVTLDPDTAHPNLVLSRDRKSVRRKTKRQNLPNNPERFDPCVFVLGAEGFTGGRHYWEVEVGDKTAWELGVCRESVHRKRQDHLMPTNGYWTVCLREGEYTARTFPPTHLHVGFKPSRVGIFLDYNVGKVSFYNVTDRSHLFTFMDSFLGIVRPFFSPCAEAGGKNAAPLTICPDPAWARGSLSP; this is encoded by the exons ATGGCTGCCGCAGCTCCGCTCGGGAGAGCGTTAGAAGAAGCCACTTGCTCCATCTGCCTGGAGTGTCTGACGGAGCCGGTGACGGTGGACTGTGGGCATAACTTCTGCCGCCCCTGCCTCGCCCGGTACAGCGAGCGACGGCAGCCCGACTCGGGCACGGAGCTGCCCTGTCCCGAGTGCCGAGCGCCCTTCAGCACTTTCAagcccaacaggcagctggccaacaTCCTGGAGAGCATCAAACAACTGAGGTTAGAGCCGGGGCAAGCGCAGCTGGAGCATCCGTGTGACGCCCCCGCAGAAAAACTCCAACTCTTCTGCAAGGAGGCTGGAAGAACCATCCGGCTGGTGCCCGTAGAGGAGGTTGCCCAGAGTTATAAG GAGAAgctccagggagccctgggccctctcCGCAAGCAGCTGGAGCAGGCGCTGGCGCTGGCGTCTGAGGAGGAGAAGATGATCCGGGAGTGGCAG GACCAAGTGGAGCAGCAGAGACAGGCCATCCTGCGTGAATTTAAGACGCTGCACGAGCTGCTGAGCgaggaggagcagctgcttctggggaacCTGGCGGCGGAGGAGGAGGCGGCCGTGCAGAGGCTCCAGGCCAATATCACACAGCTCCAGGAGCAGAGCGCCACACTGCTCAACCTCATCGCAGAGATGGAAGAGGCGAGTCGGCAGCCGGCTGCGGAGATGCTCAAG GCCGCGAGAAGCACGTTGATCAG GAGCGAGCGCGTGAAGCTCCAGCCCCCGGAAACCGTTTCTCCTTCCCTGAAGAACGTGTACAAAATCTGCCTTGACATGAGGAAAATGCTGAAAAGATTCTCCC TGGACGTGACTCTAGATCCCGACACGGCTCATCCCAACCTCGTCCTGTCTCGGGATCGGAAGAGCGTGAGACGGAAGACCAAGCGACAAAATCTGCCCAATAATCCAGAGCGATTTGATCCCTGCGTCTTTGTGCTGGGCGCTGAGGGATTCACGGGCGGGAGACattactgggaggtggaggtgggagacaaGACAGCCTGGGAACTGGGGGTGTGTAGGGAGTCTGTGCACAGGAAGAGGCAAGACCACCTGATGCCTACAAATGGCTATTGGACTGTGTGTTTGAGAGAGGGGGAATATACGGCCCGCACCTTCCCGCCAACCCACCTCCATGTGGGCTTCAAGCCCAGCCGGGTGGGGATTTTCCTGGACTACAACGTGGGCAAGGTCTccttttacaatgtgactgacaGGTCCCATCTCTTCACCTTCATGGACTCCTTCCTTGGGATAGTCCGTCCTTTCTTCAGTCCCTGTGCCGAAGCTGGAGGTAAAAACGCAGctcccctgacaatctgcccAGACCCAGCTTGGgcaagagggagtctcagtcccTGA